The following are encoded in a window of Hippoglossus hippoglossus isolate fHipHip1 chromosome 23, fHipHip1.pri, whole genome shotgun sequence genomic DNA:
- the svopl gene encoding putative transporter SVOPL has translation MNDHMKTQLVSAIHLQEVELQEKPPEDQQGTKICSDADQTFTVEDAVETIGFGRFHILLFLIMGSASILEAMEIMLLAIVSPEIRCEWRLEDWQVALVSTMVFLGFMVCGVLSGYVADRYGRWKVVVGGFVWSAYFSLLTSFAPSYGWFIFLRSMVGCGVAGVSQGFVLKTEFIPAKYRAYLLPLASIFWMMGSMLIIILGMLLVPTLGWRWMIRISVAPSIILIFLFKLVPESARYNVSAGNVQAAVKTLQWIAKMNRVSLPPGRLVEAAEEERGSWRILVSSTFRRTSLLLWYSWFVASFAYYGSVLSSSELLEKNLLCVRDADREHQVKHRQEDGLCYCIPFVFSDYQTLLISCLGEVALVPLNICLLNVLGRRKTLTVLQLLAAILFMMVNICTTMFGFTVLLFLLRSLVSMNFNVIYIYTAEVYPTVARSLGMGFCTSFSRIGGMIAPFMAQVLMSQSVILALTPFAVTCVICAVGNFLLPFETKGRALLQSS, from the exons atgAATGATCACATGAAGACGCAGCTGGTGAGTGCCATCCATCTGCAGGAGGTGGAACTGCAGGAGAAACCTCCAGAGGACCAGCAGGGTACAAAGATCTGCAGCGATG CAGATCAGACATTCACGGTTGAAGATGCTGTTGAAACCATCGGCTTTGGTCGTttccacatcctcctcttcctcatcatggGGAGCGCAAGT ATTTTGGAGGCGATGGAGATCATGCTGTTAGCCATCGTTTCTCCTGAGATTCGTTGTGAGTGGCGTCTGGAAGACTGGCAGGTGGCGCTCGTCTCTACT atgGTGTTTCTTGGTTTCATGGTTTGTGGCGTTCTCAGTGGATACGTCGCCGACAGATACGGACGCTGGAAG GTGGTGGTTGGAGGCTTCGTGTGGAGCGCCTacttctccctcctcacctccttcgCTCCGTCGTATGGTTGGTTCATTTTCCTGCGCAGCATGGTCGGCTGTGGCGTTGCAGGAGTGTCGCAGGG GTTCGTGTTGAAGACGGAGTTTATTCCAGCGAAGTATCGAGCGTACCTGCTGCCTCTGGCCTCC atctTCTGGATGATGGGCTCCAtgctcatcatcatcctgggGATGTTGTTGGTTCCGACTCTGGGCTGGAGGTGGATGATCAGAATCTCTGTGGCTCCGAGTatcatcctcatcttcctcttcaag TTAGTACCAGAATCAGCTCGTTACAACGTGTCGGCAGGAAATGTCCAGGCCGCCGTTAAAACTCTGCAGTGGATCGCCAAAATGAACCGTGTATCACTTCCCCCAGGACGGCTTGTCGAGGCGGCTGAG gaagAACGAGGTAGTTGGAGGATTCTGGTTAGTTCTACTTTCAGGAGAACGTCTTTACTGCTGTGGTATTCTTG GTTTGTGGCATCCTTCGCGTACTATGGTTCGGTGCTGAGCAGTTCGGAGCTGTTGGAAAAAAACTTATTGTGTGTGAGGGACGCTGACCGGGAACATCAGGTCAAACACCGCCAGGAGGACGGACTGTGTTACTGCATCCCCTTTGTATTCAGTGACTACCAGACTCTGCTCATCAGCTGCTTGGGAGAGGTTGCAT TGGTCCCGTTAAACATCTGTCTGCTGAATGTGTTAGGACGGAGGAAGACTCTGACGGTGTTGCAGCTGCTGGCGGCCATTTTGTTCATGATGGTCAACATCTGCACCACCAT gTTTGGCTTCACAGTGCTGCTGTTCCTGTTGCGTTCTCTGGTCTCTATGAACTTTAATGTGATTTACATCTACACGGCTGAG GTGTATCCGACTGTGGCTCGGTCTCTGGGGATGGGTTTCTGTACGTCGTTCAGTCGAATTGGAGGAATGATCGCGCCGTTTATGGCTCAG GTGTTGATGTCTCAGTCGGTGATTCTGGCACTCACTCCGTTTGCTGTGACTTGTGTCATCTGTGCTGTTGGAAACTTTCTGCTGCCCTTTGAAACTAAAGGACGAGCTCTGCTG CAAAGCTCTTGA
- the lamtor4 gene encoding ragulator complex protein LAMTOR4, whose product MTTAALTAGLERIPDQLGYLVISEDGVLASAGELENDEHTACVMMEMVRTASRFRLPGSADPPFKRMSVILDDFVYTVTVSGQKVFVVKRQNNQQEPISI is encoded by the exons atg ACCACCGCAGCTCTGACCGCAGGTCTGGAGAGAATCCCGGATCAACTGGGGTACCTCGTGATCAGCGAGGACGGAGTACTGGCT TCTGCAGGTGAGCTGGAGAACGACGAACACACGGCGTGTGTGATGATGGAGATGGTTCGAACAGCGAGTCGCTTCAGGTTACCTGGATCAGCTGATCCGCCCTTCAAACGCATGTCAG TGATTCTGGACGACTTCGTTTACACGGTGACGGTTTCTGGACAGAAAGTTTTCGTGGTCAAACGACAAAACAACCAACAGGAACCAATCAGCATCTGA
- the atp6v1f gene encoding V-type proton ATPase subunit F, which produces MAGRGKLIAVIGDEDTCTGFLLGGVGELNKNRKPNFLVVEKDTSITEIEETFKSFLARNDIGIILINQFIAEMIRHAIDGHMQSIPAVLEIPSKEHPYDASKDSILRRAKGMFSAEDFR; this is translated from the exons ATGGCGGGTCGCGGGAAACTGATTGCAGTGATCGGGGACGAGGACACGTGCACGGGCTTCCTGCTCGGTGGCGTCGGTGAACTGAACAAAAACCGGAAACCGAATTTCCTGGTGGTGGAGAAGGACACGAGCATCACCGAGATAGAGGAGACGTTCAA GAGTTTCTTGGCCCGTAACGATATCGGCATCATCCTGATCAACCAGTTCATAGCTGAGATGATCCGTCATGCCATCGACGGCCACATGCAGTCGATTCCTGCCGTGTTGGAGATTCCATCCAAAGAGCATCCGTACGACGCGTCCAAGGATTCTATCCTGCGCCGCGCCAAGGGCATGTTCTCTGCCGAAGACTTTCGATAA